The Anas acuta chromosome 7, bAnaAcu1.1, whole genome shotgun sequence genome has a window encoding:
- the CXCL12 gene encoding stromal cell-derived factor 1 isoform X1: MELRALALLAFALALVSLSEEKPVSLTYRCPCRFYESNVARANIKHLKILSTPNCSLQIVARLKSNSKQVCIDPKLKWIQEYLEKALNKPRHRTHKKKQQKKRGPLCPSRATPLKSPGRKNGGSRCKRQAL; the protein is encoded by the exons ATGGAGCTCCGCGCCCTCGCCCTGCTCGCCTTCGCCCTGGCCCTCGTCTCCCTCTCGGAGG AGAAACCCGTCAGCCTGACTTACCGATGTCCCTGTCGATTCTACGAGAGCAACGTGGCCAGAGCCAACATTAAGCACCTCAAAATCCTCTCCACCCCCAACTGCTCACTTCAGATTGT TGCAAGGCTCAAGAGCAACAGCAAGCAAGTGTGCATTGATCCCAAGCTAAAGTGGATCCAGGAATATCTGGAGAAAGCTTTAAACAA aCCACGTCATCGCACTcataaaaaaaagcaacagaagaaacGGGGCCCACTCTGCCCTTCCCGTGCAACACCACTAAAGTCTCCAGGGAGAAAGAATG GAGGTTCAAGATGTAAGAGGCAAGCATTGTAA
- the CXCL12 gene encoding stromal cell-derived factor 1 isoform X2, with product MELRALALLAFALALVSLSEEKPVSLTYRCPCRFYESNVARANIKHLKILSTPNCSLQIVARLKSNSKQVCIDPKLKWIQEYLEKALNKRFKM from the exons ATGGAGCTCCGCGCCCTCGCCCTGCTCGCCTTCGCCCTGGCCCTCGTCTCCCTCTCGGAGG AGAAACCCGTCAGCCTGACTTACCGATGTCCCTGTCGATTCTACGAGAGCAACGTGGCCAGAGCCAACATTAAGCACCTCAAAATCCTCTCCACCCCCAACTGCTCACTTCAGATTGT TGCAAGGCTCAAGAGCAACAGCAAGCAAGTGTGCATTGATCCCAAGCTAAAGTGGATCCAGGAATATCTGGAGAAAGCTTTAAACAA GAGGTTCAAGATGTAA